The genomic stretch TTTTTCTGCGGAAAAGAAGGCTTCTCTCCTTGCCACGGTTCTGTTTATTGGCTCTTTTTTTGCCTTTGATCTGAAGTATTATACACAGTCCCTGTCCTTCAATAATACTCTGCCGACCTTGGCAAACCTGTTCGGCCTGCTGCTCTTTTTTTGTTTTCTCACCCTGATGTGGCTCCGGGCCCTGCCGAGCTACCGGCGTATCTTCAACAGTATTGTTTCTCCGAGTGATTTTGTCCTCAATAATATACGAACAAATCTGACCATTATTCTTCCCTGGCTGATTCTGTCTTTTTTTCTCGACCTGCTGAATATACTCCCTTTGTCCGGGATGGAGAATTGGCTAGGAGCCCCTTGGGGCGACCTTTTGTTTTTTCTGTTCTTTTTTGTTCTGCTGGCCCTGCTCTTTCCCCCTGTAATACGCCGTCTCTGGGGATGTATTCCTATGGAGCCCGGACCGCTGCGCCATGGTATCGAAAGATTTTGTCGCAACCAGAATTTTTCTTCCGAGATCCTCTATTGGCCTCTGTTTGAAGGGAAAATGATAACAGCCGGGGTCATGGGCATTGTGCCGAGATTCAGGTATCTCCTTCTGACACCTGCCCTGTTATCTGCTCTGGATCAGGAAGAACTGGAAGCGGTTCTTGCTCATGAAATCGGCCATGTGAAGAAATATCACCTGATCCTTTATCTCCTGCTTTTTTTTGGTTTCACGCTGCTCGCTGAAGCAATGTCTGAGCCGCTCCACCTCCTTTTGCTCAATAATGACTGGTTTTATCGCCTGCTGATTTGGTCGCAGATTTCCGGCGATAAGGTGCTGTTTTTTTTTGAAGCAGCAATTGTCTTTCTGTTTATGCTGCTCTATTTTCGTTTTTTATTCGGCTATTTTAGCAGGAATTTTGAACGACAGGCTGATCTCTATGTGTTCAAAGCGCAAAAAACGGCCTTTCCCTTGATTCGTTCTTTTGAAAAAATTGCAGCTATGAGCGGCAATACCCGTCATAAGAAGAACTGGCATCATTTCGGAATCGGAGAACGGATTGCTTTTTTGGAAAAATGTGAGAATCATCAAAGGAATATTCGGCTGCACGACTGGAAGGTCTCTTGCAGTCTTGCTGTATATGTTTTCTTGATCAGTGCGGGCTCCTGGTCATTGCACCATCTGGATAGGGAGAGCCTCTATGACAGCTCTCAGACACATTATGCAAAGGTGGTTCTTGAGGTGCTTGGGGAGAAAATACAACAGGAGCCGGAAAGCAGTCGCTGGTTTAAATGGTTTGGTGATTTGATGGTAAAAAATGGGAAGGAATTAGCAGCTCTCCAGGCCTATGAAAAGGCGGTTGCGTCCCCTCCTGTTTCTCCAGAACTTGCCAATAATATGGCCTGGCTGCTTTTGACGGCCAAAGACCGTAGCCTGCGTGATCCTGTCAGGGCCTTGGCCTTGGCCCGTTCAGCTGCTCGGTTTTCTGAGCAAGGATATATTTTGGATACCTTGGCCACCGCCTTATGGGCTAATGGAAAGGTGCGGGAGGCTGTTGCCGCTGCAAGGAAAGCTGCTGAAATCGATGGGGAGGGCCTTGCCTATTATCAGCAGAGAATGGATACATTTCGACAGGAATCCTGGGGGCAAGAAGAGTGATTTTGCGCCGAATCGCATAAAAAACAACGGTTGTAATGGGTTGAGTTATGATGAAAATCTCTTTGTTTTTTTTCTGTTTTTTCTTTTTTATAACCGGAGCTCCTCGGGCGGAGCTGGTGAACATCACGTCCTCAGAGGTCTACAGTCAGGTGATGCAGATCGATAAGGAGGTTGATCTGCTCAAGGAACATTTTGGCCTGCGGCGGGAGAAAAAAGCGGATATCTATCGCGGCAGTTTGCGTCCCAGGCATGTCTGGGAAAAGAGCTATGTTGTCCAGGTGCAGATCAATGTGT from Candidatus Electrothrix communis encodes the following:
- a CDS encoding M48 family metallopeptidase — its product is MIYNNLIYFLAVIFVISTAAAPEQPWLAPWLGLPLFALLLLSFSFLAGKLFAPPLCISSKRYFSAEKKASLLATVLFIGSFFAFDLKYYTQSLSFNNTLPTLANLFGLLLFFCFLTLMWLRALPSYRRIFNSIVSPSDFVLNNIRTNLTIILPWLILSFFLDLLNILPLSGMENWLGAPWGDLLFFLFFFVLLALLFPPVIRRLWGCIPMEPGPLRHGIERFCRNQNFSSEILYWPLFEGKMITAGVMGIVPRFRYLLLTPALLSALDQEELEAVLAHEIGHVKKYHLILYLLLFFGFTLLAEAMSEPLHLLLLNNDWFYRLLIWSQISGDKVLFFFEAAIVFLFMLLYFRFLFGYFSRNFERQADLYVFKAQKTAFPLIRSFEKIAAMSGNTRHKKNWHHFGIGERIAFLEKCENHQRNIRLHDWKVSCSLAVYVFLISAGSWSLHHLDRESLYDSSQTHYAKVVLEVLGEKIQQEPESSRWFKWFGDLMVKNGKELAALQAYEKAVASPPVSPELANNMAWLLLTAKDRSLRDPVRALALARSAARFSEQGYILDTLATALWANGKVREAVAAARKAAEIDGEGLAYYQQRMDTFRQESWGQEE